A section of the Jaculus jaculus isolate mJacJac1 chromosome 6, mJacJac1.mat.Y.cur, whole genome shotgun sequence genome encodes:
- the LOC101614703 gene encoding mediator of DNA damage checkpoint protein 1-like — translation MEDTQVVDWDAEKEETERSSNSLGYILVPVGQLHVFGGTHEPQKDYPLYIGKNVIGQSPDCSVVLPFPSTSKMHAVIEIPSWNKAALLQDCGSLNGTQIMKPPKILTSAINYRLRNKDLILLADFPCQYYRLDIPLPLVSRGPLAIEETPRIQGGTQPSRILLAEDSEEEVDFLSERCVVNEPRITSSPLTTVVPESDEEGLSAAPGVPGPSFVAFDLVSDTDEEEGQLPKAEEASSAAREGAIVEAEQPDERTTDTQRAKAQATVQRHKDREVKTDAGNDVVPLGVVGERSHLPRKDSDAAMDEEHQPPGKPAGAHLERAQPSGSVDSDTDVEEEGIPVTLAVVPVTKRQILRSVGKKGPRAPGLARLPERPSGRDTSVEEVKAPLAIPLERGQTSVVISSDMDDEEEVSAALALAHLKENGAILWSRDKVMEEDRAQPQTSCGRNSDTDTEKEKLPGGKREAIPTDKDGVLVTHSEKSQPPLGHNDSGEEADVSSPGIQLVGSQASTFLDNVDMKEDVLPGPSVLQIPVKETNQADVEAKLPTVPLEEGLASAVAGVGQSQLPEAADAGTHWVTAVLKQESTLEEAQGRSPVAQVEQVVLYAGSPREPSMPQREGALTPTGWERKAYVGRTKSSKDCYDDPEDLNLLATQCFVKMEHQSPEIQTLEDEHTQAFPLTLPQEPGPSHCSFQTPGKKKKRKRKRNSELMNECSG, via the coding sequence ATGGAAGACACCCAAGTTGTTGACTGGGATGCTGAaaaggaggagacagaaagatccaGCAACTCCTTGGGGTATATCTTGGTGCCTGTAGGGCAACTGCATGTCTTTGGTGGTACTCATGAACCACAAAAAGATTACCCACTATACATTGGCAAGAATGTGATAGGACAAAGCCCTGACTGCTCTGTGGTCCTGCCCTTTCCATCCACTTCCAAGATGCATGCTGTGATTGAAATCCCATCCTGGAACAAAGCAGCTCTCCTCCAGGATTGTGGGAGCCTCAATGGTACTCAGATTATGAAGCCTCCTAAAATCCTAACTTCTGCGATTAACTATCGTTTGAGGAACAAGGACTTGATTCTGCTTGCTGACTTTCCCTGCCAGTACTATCGCCTGGATATACCTCTGCCTTTGGTCTCCCGTGGCCCTCTAGCTATAGAGGAGACCCCCAGGATACAGGGAGGAACCCAACCTTCCAGAATTTTGTTGGCCGAGGACTCAGAGGAGGAAGTGGATTTTCTTTCTGAAAGGTGTGTGGTAAATGAACCAAGGATCACATCTTCCCCTTTAACAACAGTAGTTCCAGAAAGTGATGAAGAGGGGCTTTCTGCAGCCCCAGGTGTCCCAGGGCCATCTTTTGTTGCCTTTGACTTGGTCAGTGACACAGACGAGGAGGAAGGTCAGCTGCCAAAAGCAGAGGAGGCCTCTTCAGCTGCCAGGGAAGGCGCCATTGTAGAGGCTGAGCAGCCTGATGAAAGGACAACTGATACTCAGCGAGCGAAGGCTCAGGCTACAGTGCAGAGGCACAAGGACAGAGAAGTCAAGACAGATGCAGGCAATGATGTAGTTCCACTTGGGGTGGTTGGGGAGAGGAGCCACCTTCCTAGAAAGGACAGTGACGCAGCTATGGATGAAGAACACCAGCCTCCTGGAAAGCCAGCTGGGGCCCACTTGGAAAGGGCTCAGCCTTCAGGCTCTGTGGACAGTGACACAGATGTGGAAGAAGAGGGGATCCCTGTGACCCTAGCTGTAGTTCCTGTGACGAAGAGGCAGATCCTCCGCAGTGTTGGGAAGAAGGGTCCCAGAGCACCTGGCCTCGCACGTCTGCCAGAGAGGCCATCTGGTAGAGACACTAGTGTGGAGGAGGTCAAGGCCCCATTGGCTATTCCTCTGGAGAGAGGCCAGACCTCTGTGGTGATCAGCAGTGATATGGATGATGAAGAAGAGGTCTCAGCAGCACTTGCTCTGGCCCATCTGAAAGAGAATGGAGCCATTTTGTGGAGCAGAGACAAAGTCATGGAAGAAGATAGGGCCCAACCTCAAACTTCCTGCGGGAGAAACAGTGACACAGATACCGAGAAGGAGAAGCTcccaggaggaaagagagaagccatCCCCACAGACAAAGATGGGGTTCTTGTAACACATTCAGAAAAGAGCCAGCCTCCTCTTGGGCACAATGATTCAGGTGAGGAAGCAGATGTGAGCTCTCCTGGGATCCAACTTGTGGGAAGTCAGGCCTCCACCTTTCTGGACAATGTAGACATGAAGGAGGATGTCCTACCAGGGCCATCTGTTCTCCAGATACCTGTGAAAGAGACAAATCAAGCAGATGTGGAAGCAAAGCTGCCTACAGTGCCTCTGGAGGAAGGGCTAGCCTCAGCAGTGGCAGGTGTAGGACAGAGCCAGCTTCCTGAAGCAGCGGATGCTGGGACACATTGGGTGACAGCTGTTCTGAAACAGGAAAGCACTTTGGAGGAGGCCCAAGGCAGATCACCTGTGGCACAAGTGGAGCAGGTGGTGCTGTACGCAGGATCTCCAAGGGAGCCCTCCATGCCACAGAGAGAGGGAGCCCTGACCCCCACGGGATGGGAGAGAAAAGCATATGTGGGCAGGACCAAGAGCTCCAAAGACTGCTATGATGATCCTGAAGATCTAAACCTTCTAGCTACCCAGTGCTTTGTAAAAATGGAGCATCAGAGTCCAGAAATCCAGACCTTGGAAGATGAACACACCCAAGCCTTCCCACTTACTCTGCCTCAGGAGCCTGGCCCTTCCCATTGCAGCTTTCagactccaggaaaaaaaaaaaaaagaaaaagaaaaagaaatagtgaacTGATGAATGAATGCTCAGGATAG